A genomic stretch from Candidatus Nitrososphaera gargensis Ga9.2 includes:
- a CDS encoding PKD domain-containing protein, translated as MRFFRGSRKQQGFSQNNAALASTDDNQTAQDEIEEQQDEQQSSNSMSSFSSDAEIPSTDNNTKSNDDNGSDSSSSGAEENQPPIANAGDDLTVNERETVTLSGVGSTDPDNDSLRFSWKQTVGEPTISLDGSNADTATFQAPAVDG; from the coding sequence TTGCGCTTTTTTAGGGGTAGTAGGAAGCAGCAAGGTTTTTCCCAAAACAATGCGGCTTTAGCTTCCACTGATGATAACCAAACAGCACAAGATGAGATAGAAGAGCAGCAAGATGAACAGCAGTCTTCTAACTCAATGTCATCATTTTCTTCTGACGCAGAAATACCTAGCACAGATAACAACACTAAAAGCAATGATGACAATGGCAGCGATAGCAGCAGTAGCGGTGCTGAAGAAAATCAACCACCAATTGCTAATGCAGGAGATGACCTGACAGTCAATGAAAGAGAGACAGTTACCTTAAGTGGTGTCGGTAGCACTGACCCAGATAATGATTCATTACGATTCTCATGGAAGCAAACAGTTGGAGAGCCAACTATCAGCCTAGATGGTAGTAATGCAGACACAGCTACGTTTCAAGCTCCAGCAGTGGATGGTTAG